In Mytilus trossulus isolate FHL-02 unplaced genomic scaffold, PNRI_Mtr1.1.1.hap1 h1tg000343l___fragment_1__unscaffolded, whole genome shotgun sequence, the genomic stretch TCTTGTTCGAAATCATTTTCTGTCTCAACAGTttcatttagtattttaaaatgatCATACAATGCTTTTAGAGATATATCGtcattgttatctttttttttactatcatttAGATTATTAAGGATTTTCCATAGAGCTTTTGTGTCCTTTTTAGAAATGTTACGCAACTCATCAGCAGCTCTCTGTTGATAGTTTgcaaaagatttatttaatgttattttatgttcTTTACTAGCTTGTCTCATTTTACTTCTGTTTTcagcatttttcaaaaaactataTCTCTTTCGagctttatgaaatttttttctACTCATCGAGCATTTTCTATTAAACCaaggttttgaattttcatgtttgtaaaaatgtttatgtttatgtttatttaccTTCCCAAACGTTTCTGCTGCCGCATCTTTAAAATTTTTGCTGATATCTAAAACtatattgtttatatcattatttaCGGACAATTCGTCCAGTTTATTCATAACAGTGGTCAAAATACCTTCAGGATCATTATGAATTCGATCAACGTATTCAGATTTCTGTTCACTTTTCCACCTGACAAaagttttatcatttctattgtTGATAACAATTGAATCTGATTTACTAAATGTGGCCTGAagtctaaaatttataaaagaatgacAATCAGAATATAACGGTATAAAGTCagcaatttcaaaataaacaatcaaagggaagagcattgatgaaataattaaataatcaaCAACACTTGAATCGTTACATGTTTTCTCCCCAATATCTTTATCTGATCCAACTCTTGAATTtgcaatatataaattattttttctacacAACTCTAACAGTCTATGACCATACTTATTAGGTCTACATGTACACTGAGACACTCTTTGTAAGGTGATTTTGTTTCGAGTCAGATTCTCATAATCATACAAATAATCTAATATATCAGCATCACAATCTAAATCAAACATACTAACAACTGACTCGTCAGGTATAATATAATCGGGTAAAGACCCAGTTTTTGAGTTAAAATCGCCGACTAGGGCAATATAACTATTTTCAGTGTTTGTAAGGATATTCAATTCATTTTCCAATTCTTCAAAAGCTTCTATAGTAGAATACTTAGAATTTTCAGGTGGTACATAAACACAACCAAAAATTACATCTGAATTAAGtgacaaaattgatttcgaAAGTTTAAACCATAAAACAAATTGACTCGCAGTATTATAGAAATTCAACTCTTTTTCTAAACTCTTTCTATAAATAACAACTATTCCACCTGatgcttttttaaatttttttccattttttgtgacaTAAATAAAATCGTCTGGTAAGTTTAAATTATCTAAATCAGTTAACATCGtttcaacaaaaatacagaTAACATGTTCAAGCAAAATGTCAATGAAATCAGGAGACAATAGTCTTTTCTTAACGGtccacaaacatttaaaaaacaaatatttaaactatcattgttaattgtatatttcttaataaataagtataaaaacaaatgtagaatgtcttatagatataggaggatatggtgtgagtgccaatgagacaactctccatccaaataacaatttattaaagtaaaccattataaattctaatgcaattattttgtaacaattgttctgattggatgacagcaagcgtaaaattctctatctccttgtctgtaactaaggaagccgacattttgaatttcggaatatattgacatgttatttctacaataataaacaaaaaactcaattgttgcgtctaaaaatcttctttttatcaaattttattgcattctgaagcggcacagaagccagaaaacgcccggtgtttatgtttgacgacggaagcatacctatgacgtgtagggaccaaagaagataa encodes the following:
- the LOC134701789 gene encoding uncharacterized protein LOC134701789, whose protein sequence is MLTDLDNLNLPDDFIYVTKNGKKFKKASGGIVVIYRKSLEKELNFYNTASQFVLWFKLSKSILSLNSDVIFGCVYVPPENSKYSTIEAFEELENELNILTNTENSYIALVGDFNSKTGSLPDYIIPDESVVSMFDLDCDADILDYLYDYENLTRNKITLQRVSQCTCRPNKYGHRLLQATFSKSDSIVINNRNDKTFVRWKSEQKSEYVDRIHNDPEGILTTVMNKLDELSVNNDINNIVLDISKNFKDAAAETFGKRAADELRNISKKDTKALWKILNNLNDSKKKDNNDDISLKALYDHFKILNETVETENDFEQDLEFDTLSDDVELFLNSPVTEDEIKKVVSNLKNGKASGSDEILNEYIKNTIDDLMPIYVKLFNLILDTGIVPDSWSNGIMITIFKNKGSRSDPEMYRGITLNSCFSKTFSAMLNYRLNNYADHVDLISKSQAGFRRGFSTVDNIFMILRYCLKVQKDYKKPLYVLKNIVKNGSLRLTQAKPKQ